A segment of the Trifolium pratense cultivar HEN17-A07 linkage group LG7, ARS_RC_1.1, whole genome shotgun sequence genome:
aatatattaaatttaattttaagtgaTTTAAAATATTTCAGTAAATTTTGATTCTCAAAATGTTCtccgtcaaaaaaaattgtctctaTTTTTAACTGAATTTTTATGtgtactatttatatttttgataaaaCTTTTCATCTAATTTTGAATAACTTTTGTGCCCATATTTATAATATCATAATAGATAACTAGTTATTAAACTTTTTGTTTGAGGTTTTTGATATTATTGAAAGTTACTCTATTGCAAAAACATGTCTTCTTACTTTTGTGTCATCGTAACAATTTAAACACACTCTTTAAACACAATAttacatcatttaataaattattttattattttttcatgtaTTATTTCTCTTTGTGTGCGAGACTTACTCTTGCTAATACACTAATTAGTTGAGATTCAAATGAATCTTCCATTTGAATTTCAACCAGTTAAATAGTACATGCTGAGAAGAGTGTGTCGATCTCTACATATAATTCATAATTATGTGATAGAAAATAATTTCTGTGCACCAATCAAATCATAATAAAGCCTTTTCATGTAAATACTTTATATTTATTGTATAGATGTTTATTGAGAATTCATCATTTCTTGATAAATCTCAAAGAATTTAATGCTCAAACATGTATGTATTGCAAAATGATTATTCtttttgaaacaacaaaatgatttttcttgatggttgtttataaatatatgtGAGTTCTCAATCCAGTTAGGAAAAAGCTCGATCTacattatttgaaaaaatactaTCAAACTGAATATATAATACAGGATCatataagaaaacataaaagGGGGGACGGCCGATACAAGAATCCCTGAAAAATTTCAATAATGAAAAAACCCTCCTCAAATTGTAGTTGATGGGACGAAAAATCTTAGGTCGCTAATCAACCTCTCCCAGAGCAGCAGCCAGACACCACATAGGGCTGCAATACAGCAGTATCAAACTCCAGTAATCAGCAAAATTTGACAATGACTATGTTTGCATCCGAAAAATCAATCTAGGCTGATCCTGCAGCAACCTTTTTCCGCACAATCCTTTTCCGACGAGGTTTGGGAACTGAGGGCTCTGCACCAGACACGTCTGCATTCCCTTGTTTAATGCCCAAGAGCCCAAGACCAGACACGACTGCATTCTTTGATATAAACCATTTTGAATCAGATGATGATGACGATGGCGTTTCTACATTTTCAGAAGTCCTATTGTATACTTTCAAGAGCTCATCTGACTGAGCCAATGGATCTGCCTCAACTCCAAGCCAGGCACGCTTGGAAGTCTCTCCTAATTGAACGTTCAATACCctgtataaaattttgaataaatcttcaataaaacacataaaaattcaaCAATAGTTTATTCCTATACATATAAAACTATTGGCAACATTCCTTTACATAAAAATCCAACAATAGTTTTTGCCAATATTATAAGCATTGTTTCCTTTCAACAGGATGCAGGGCACACGTTACAAAAACAGACACATAGTATAGCAAAGAATGTCGGATTTATGAGCCATTGAAACAAAAGAGGAAATGTCAAAGTCATGAATAAATGCCAGACAAATACATCCACATAACTCTTGAACAGATTCAGTTCAATCAACAGCTCATTTGGTAGGGGGGAAAGCTTACCTAAATGCTGTGCTGAAGAACAATGCGACTCCAATAACATCAAAATGACGAACCAATCCTCTATCAAATCCACATAGCAGTTGATATCTCAGGTTAGCATAGATTCCAAGAAAAGCACCATAGCCAAGTGCATTACTGCTCACACTTGGGACAGTCACAGATAATCTGCAATGTAATTTATGTGGCATGTTTAAACATAAAATTAGTATGTATCAACCATAGTTTGACCAACACAGGAAAAACTCTGGATctattaaaataaatgaattgaaTACTATTGAACATAAGCTGGGTTTGGACCCTGCACACCTTCCTTCCTTTTTCTTAGCCAAAGTGTTTGACAATGCACCCTGTACTGCACCCGCGCCTAAACCAACCATGCACAACTCAGCAGCCTTGAACAAAAAGCATTGAACTCTCTTTTGCAGGTCGAATTCCCTAAGAGGATAGCTCATTTCAAATATGTTGTTTGGAAGCTTCTGCAATGTATTTTGTAAATCAAATTGAAATGTGTTTCCATATGATCGAGAAGGAGCAAGGGACCAAACAACTACAGCATTGCATGCTGCTGCGGTGAGCACATTGATAAGTGCAAGATCCCACTCTTGCTTTATCctagagtaaaaataaagtcaacaattattcaaattatcaactgaaaacaccaaaaaaacttccatatcttttaaaaatagaCAGCATACCTATCTTTCCGATTTTTAAACTCCCACCACACAGAGCAGCCTATTGTAGCAACTTCCTCTAATAGAAATCTATACATGAAAGCAGGATCTGCGAGCATCCTGtgcaaaaaaaaagatttgtcaGAAAATAGTATATACAACAATACACTCCAGAAAGAAAGTTCATCAATTTCCATGATATTTAAGTTTTGGTGACAAACTAAATTATCAAGTCTTATCAAACACGGGAGTACATCTATTCCATGTTAACAGGATATCCCACAAATCATATTTACGTAACCATgtaagcaaaatatatatatccctGCTATACTTTCAGGATAAAACATAAATGAGAACtctgatatttaaacaaaaatggGAAAATTCATGATTCATTAGCAAGGACATGGGGTTAAAGTTTGAGATACCAAATTGccaaattttcttatatttgaagTCAACCAAAACATAATTAAGATTACCTGCCAATGAAAGATCTTGATAGTCCTTGCGGTAGTTTTCTGGAAATAAGCCTTTCGGCGGTTGGCCTGGCATTCATTGCTAAGAATTTCACCATTTGGGCTGAGCTAACCAAGCCCTAAAAGCATAATTTTAGTCAGTACGCGGCCATATGCTTTACAGCCTAAACAAGCATAACCTGAAAAGTACTGTACCATTTCATAAGCTTGACGGAATCCAGCAGGCAAATCCATGATAGTCCTTTGCCATTCACTCAACACAGCATCCACAAATTTACGGTCAAATAGCTGCCACAAGGAAAAAATGGCTTTCATTCCTTCAGGAGATGTCAAATAAAAGCGACAAAACATAAAGGGAAACAAACCTACTTTTTAATAACATAAATGAGATGTCTAACCTCTTGAAGAAGTATGCGTCTTCTAAACAAGCCACCCTCATCTCCCTCTTCACCATCATCAAAATCATCAAAGTAGTCGTCGTCATCCCCATCATCATCACCTCCATCACCACCACCAAAGCTGATTATCTTTCCAATATCTCCACCACCTCCCCCAGTGGCTAGCTGTCAATAAAGCATAAAGGAATTCATATATACAAACTTCCAAAtaatgaaaacataaaaaaattaacaaacacTCCAATGGTATTGAGTAGCCACAGGTGTGTAGTACATAGTATGTTACTTGATTAAATCTATAATATATAGGAGATACTGGGTTGATTCACCAGTTGGATTCTTAATACATATAAtacatattaaaattttaattgctaGGCTTCTGATATAAATCTCTTCAAGAACTGAAAATTTACATACTACTTTGAATTAATACATTTGTCAATTTTAACTTTCGCTTTATTTTCATATTAGCTCACATGTATTGTAAGATATTTTTCCTTCCTAATAAGTAGGTATGCTTCGAAGAGACACTTCCCAGAACTCATTCCACCAAGTATTTCAGTTTTTATACTTCCGGTGCCAAGGGTCCCAAGAGAAACAAAACTGTAAACTTCCTCCACTTCCCCTCTTAAATTGTCCTGTGGACCAGGGGCTATTCCTTCCTCTTCCCCATTCCCTCCCTCTTTCCTCTCTCCCCCTCCCACTTGATGTTCTTTAATTTATATAGCAGCAAAGAGACTAACAGGGACTCTACCTCTAACCCTCTCCTTTCCCTTATTTTATCTGTATTGCAAAAATTGGCCCTCCCTATCGCTTTTCCCTTCACCAAATAAGGCACTGCAAACCGGAAGCAGTGTTGTCACTGACAGACCATGGCGGATAGCCAAAAATCCGACATAACGGACGACATATGGCACCACCATATCCTAGTAAAGCGTCATAGCACCGCCATCCTTCATAAAATTGGCCGTGGCAGAAAGTCAAAAACCCGCCACCGATATCCGCCATGGAGCCGATATTTGACAACATTTACCGGAAGGAACAAGATAGGAGCTCAGCTCACAGTTGTGTCCCATATGTCCGAACACATCTTCCACAAACTAGAACAAAAACGAACCACAAACTGGCATGCACGGTGACACGGACATGGGACACAACTGtcaattagttaaaaaaaaatcatattgacATTAGTTAAcctttataataatatattcttttctaaaaaagaaaagtattattttgaaattaataacTACGTTACTATCTTAAAATCAACTTATACATCAAAATAAAAGATTCAGGACACCGCAACATGCTATTGCTGATGCAGGCTTATTGTCGATGTAGGCATAAAAAACTATTTACCAGGACTTCATATATTCGGCTAGGGAAGCAACACCTCTTACAATAAGTCTTGCTAGATGTATAACTTATTGCATTGATAATGCGCGGGAGCAAATGATTCAATTGAGGTAATTCTTGAGCCATAACATGTGGTTATCTCGCAACAACAAAAATAGCACAAAACGACAACAGAAGTATTAATGCGAAGACCGGTAAATCCGGACATGATACTCCTCACGTGTAATTCCCTAAACAAACAACttattttttgcataaaaaacATTCATTCAATTCTCATTTCAGACACGAAACCGGCCAACATCTCAAGTCTTCACAATTAACAAGCAACCACAATTATATGCATCCAAGGCCAACACATTTCAGCACGAACCTGGCCAACATCTTAAGTCTTCACAATTAGCAAGCAACCACAATTATATGCATCCGAGGCAACGCAATTCTGACACGAAACCGGCCAACACCTTAAGTCTTCACAATTACCAACCAACCACAATTATATGCATCCAAGGAAACACACCATGCCCAACGTGTATTCTCCCATAACAATCAACTTAACTTTAGGATAAAATACATTCAATCAAATCCCATTTCAGACGCAAAAAACACCTTCAGTCTTCTCAATTAGCAATACATCACAACTCTTAACGTGTTTTTGTATATGCATCCAATGCAACACATCGAGAAACATGAGTACTAGTATGCACACATTTGCATTTGCACGTGCATACAAACACACAATTAGTTTTTCAAGCACACTTCTTCATCACTACTGATGAAAACAATATGATTGTATTGTATCAGACACAATTAGACGAATGAGAAACGGGAAAAGCCGTAAAAAAATAGTACTCCCCCATCCGATAATAATTGTCATATTTGCAACAAAATTTTgtcccaaatttattattctcCAATTTACATTCATTACAATTGAAATAGATAATTTCGTAAAATCACCATTCTCTTTTCTCTTATTTATCATCTTttcttaattcttttttttggtcaagtaacctagtggctagaattcCACAATAAGTGAAATGTTCGTGGTTTGAACCTCggccctgcatataaaatgtcatgtccctaccaactaagCTAACCTCATGGGACATCTTTTCTTGATACTTAATATGTGTGAAATGGTCAAATGCGACGACTATTGTGGGATGAAGGGAATACCATTTAGCCATGTTAATTCAATTGTCAAAACCAATCCTCTACAAAATGTTAACTATCATTATCTAAATCTTCCTTCACTCCAGTATTATCACTATGTTAATTTCCCAAGCCATTGAAGTCCAATAATTAATCCAAATTTCAGATACAAGTTCTCCTAGTTGTACCGTAAACATATATACATCATAATTCAAGTATTCAATCATTTGCTAATTTTTCTCTTATTCCTCAATTCAACCACAAATAATCAGAATAAAactgaaataaaattaaaattaaaactaaaaccCTAATTGTACGAAAGAAAGAGTGAAAATATCACAAACCTCAGGAGAAGACATTTTAGTTTGCTGTTGCGAAAATTCAACTTTGGATTTCTCAAGCGTAACAGCACCAAACGCACCGTATTTACCTTTCATAACCGGATTAAAATCACGCGAAGCAGAAGGAGCAGACGGCGCAGCCAAACATCGTTCAAAAAGCGAAGAAGCGGATGAAGTATCACTGTTGATGTCGGCGGGGGAAGCGAACGACGCTCGGAGAATTAACTGGCGGCGACGGTTGCGAAGTAAGGGTAGTTTAGGAAGTGGTTTTTTTGGTGTTAAGGTTTTGGCGGAGATATGTGAGTTGATAGGGATAATTTGCGCTGTTTGAAACAGCGCGTGAGATGACATGGTTTGAGAAGGGATGAGAGTAGAGAGAGAAAGTTGAAGATTGTTTAGTTAGAGAAGTGAAGTGTGGAGAAGGTGTGGAAATGGAGGAAGaggaaagaagaagatgaagatagGCCCATCAAAGGGAACAAAGCAACCAACCCAATCCCAAAGAGACTTCTCTATTGCCTGCCGGCCCCcttatatattttgcatttttgtttttttttttttttgacggatgcatttttgttttttttcttttaatataaaaGCTCAAATTTTTCGGAGAAGGATCTCGATTTAGAATTTGATTTCGAGTAATTAAAGTcagacaaaaaattgttttattaggAATCAaactaattttcttttctctaaCTAATTTGTTCTAAGAGGATCTCGGTCTAGAGTTGAAATTCTGGTTCTCTAAATGATTCATTCTAAAAAAAGTTTCTTAATCATTTGAGTTcaatgtatgtttttttttttccttaaattatttttgacaagtttatttatttatttttattttaataaaaatagtttttcatttcttcatatACTTTTTGTGTTAGTCTTCTTCTACAATTTTGGCTATAAATTTGAAACAATAACAAAGGTTTCTCTAAGTTTTGTAAGGTGTGATGATAACTTAATttctaataatatttatattaataaaaagatattgagtttttctaccaaaaaaaaaatattgagtttttctaccaaaaaaagaaaaaagatattgATGTGATAAGAGtaaaaaaacaatgatttttaaATTTACATGGACTGAATCCAAAAAAAAAgctttaaattataaaatgttataattGCATGAATAAACTCATacttaaacttttttaaaaaaaaaaataatcactttaatataaataaaatatagtattaTTACAAATACTAAATACTAATAGTAtgactaaaatcatatttaatttcacCGTAAACATAATTCAgttggaaaaaaaatcacattataTATTCAGGAATTAGTGTTCTAAAATTCTTCGATTATTCACATGTAAATCTTCGGTGCTAAAACTCTT
Coding sequences within it:
- the LOC123895228 gene encoding protein RETICULATA-RELATED 1, chloroplastic gives rise to the protein MSSHALFQTAQIIPINSHISAKTLTPKKPLPKLPLLRNRRRQLILRASFASPADINSDTSSASSLFERCLAAPSAPSASRDFNPVMKGKYGAFGAVTLEKSKVEFSQQQTKMSSPELATGGGGGDIGKIISFGGGDGGDDDGDDDDYFDDFDDGEEGDEGGLFRRRILLQELFDRKFVDAVLSEWQRTIMDLPAGFRQAYEMGLVSSAQMVKFLAMNARPTAERLISRKLPQGLSRSFIGRMLADPAFMYRFLLEEVATIGCSVWWEFKNRKDRIKQEWDLALINVLTAAACNAVVVWSLAPSRSYGNTFQFDLQNTLQKLPNNIFEMSYPLREFDLQKRVQCFLFKAAELCMVGLGAGAVQGALSNTLAKKKEGRLSVTVPSVSSNALGYGAFLGIYANLRYQLLCGFDRGLVRHFDVIGVALFFSTAFRVLNVQLGETSKRAWLGVEADPLAQSDELLKVYNRTSENVETPSSSSSDSKWFISKNAVVSGLGLLGIKQGNADVSGAEPSVPKPRRKRIVRKKVAAGSA